TCGGGCCGGTTCGATCAGGCCGCCGCCGTGCCGGCGACGGATGGTCCAGACCGCCAGCGTGATGATCAAGGCGCAGCCTGCCACCGCAAATATCCAGAGATGCTTGCCGACATGTCCATGATGCGGCAGACCGGCATAATCGTGCAGCGCAGTGATGGCGAGCACGCCGGGCAGCACATGCGCCGGCGCCCAAAGCAGGATCGCCGGGATGTTGACGGCGTAGAAGCGCGCTGGCGGCATATCGAGCGCCCCTGCCGTGATCGGGACGAAGGCGCGGATCGGTGGCACGAAGCGGGCAAAGAACACCGCGAGTACGCCCCAACGGTTGAAGAAGGCCTCGCTCTGCGCAACGACTCGCGGGTAATTGTTCAGCGGCCAGGATGAGAGGATTTCGCGCTGGCTGCGGTAGCCGATCAGATAGGCGGTGCCGTCGCCGAGTGCCGCGCCCGCCGCGGCGGCCGCGAGCACCGGCCACAATTTCAACTCGCCGCCGGGCACCAGCCCGCTGAGCGCGAGGATGATGGTCGAGCCCGGCACCAGCGACCCGGCCACCGGGACGGCCTCCAGCAGGGCAGCCAGAAACAGCGTCAGATAGGCAAGCCACGCATGGGCTGAAACGAACGTGATCAGAGGGTCGAGGAAAGAAGTCACAAAAATCCTGTGGTAGCCGTCACATCAATGCAGACCTAACAACTCCCTGCCGGGGGCGAAAGTGCCCGGCGGGACGGGGCGCCGCGGTGATGCGGCGAAAGTACGGCGTGATTCGCAGGGCAGCCTTCCAAAAACCGAACGCCGCCCTATCTTCATGATAGGACAACGGAACTTTGATTGGCCCTCGGGCTTCTGCCAGCCGTTGCTCTCTGCTAGGCTTGTGCGAAGCACCCAATCCGCAGCCAAATGCTTAAATCTGGTTTCGGGACTGCCCGGGACCTCGGAGGATGAATGACGACCGCCGTCCAGACCAAAACGCAGGAACCCGTCGGCTTGCCCGACATGAAGGTGTCGGTTCGGCAGGTCTTCGGGATCGATAGCGACCTGGAAGTTCCCGCTTATTCGGAAGTCGATCCGCACGTGCCGGAATCCGATCCGGACTACCGCTTCGACCGCGCCACCACGCTCGCGATCCTCGCCGGTTTCGCCAAGAACCGCCGTGTGATGGTCACCGGCTATCACGGCACCGGCAAGTCGACCCATATCGAGCAGGTCGCCGCCCGCCTCAACTGGCCCTGCGTGCGCGTCAATCTCGACAGCCACATCAGCCGTATCGATCTCGTCGGCAAGGACGCGATCGTGGTCAAGGAGGGCAAGCAGGTTACCGAGTTCCGCGACGGCATCCTGCCCTGGGCGCTGCAGCACAACATCGCGCTGGTGTTCGACGAATACGACGCCGGCCGCCCTGACGTGATGTTCGTGATCCAGCGCGTGCTGGAAGTCTCGGGCCGCCTGACGCTGCTCGACCAGAACAAGGTCATCAAGCCGCATCCGTCGTTCCGCCTGTTCGCGACCGCCAACACGGTCGGCCTCGGCGACACCTCGGGCCTCTATCACGGCACGCAGCAGATCAACCAGGGCCAGATGGACCGCTGGTCGATCGTTACCACGCTGAACTACCTCGCCCACGACGAGGAAGTTGAGATCGTGCTGGCGAAGGCGCGCCACTACCGCACGCAGGAAGGCCGCGACATCGTCAACAAGATGGTGCGGCTGGCGGACCTCACCCGCAACGCGTTCGCCAATGGCGACCTGTCGACGGTGATGAGCCCGCGCACGGTGATCACCTGGGCGGAGAACGCCGACATCTTCAACGACATCGGCTTCGCATTCCGCGTCACCTTCCTCAACAAGTGTGACGAGCTGGAGCGGCCGCTGGTCGCAGAGTTCTACCAGCGCTGCTTCAACGTCGAGCTGCCGGAATCCTCGGTCAACGTGGCGCTCAGCTGATCTATGCCAACAGTCTCCGTCGAGCGCACGCTTACTCGGACAAGAGGTGGCGCTTGGCGGATGGCTCGCTGCGGACGGCGAGACGGTGACGTTGGAGTGAGGGATATCGCGGCATAACGCGCCATTGGTTGACGAAATCGCTATGACAACCTCCAACATCAAATTCCGTCCCGGTTCGAAGGAAGCGCCGACCGAGCCGTTCAAGCGCTCGGTAACCGCGTGTCTGCGCGCCATCGCTAAGAAGCCCGAGCTCGAGGTCAGCTTCGCTGCCGAACGCCCGGGACTTGCACCCGGCAAGGCGCGGCTGCCGGAGCCGGCGCGCAAGATGACCAAGCGTGATGCTGCGATCGTGCGTGGACATGCCGATTCGATCGCGCTGAAGATCGCCTGTCACGATCCCAAGGTGCATCGCAAGCTGATGCCCGGCAATCCGCAGGCACGCGGGGTGTTCGAGGCGGTCGAGCAGGCGCGGGTCGAGGCGATCGGCTCGCGGCGGATGGCCGGCGTTGCGAAGAACCTCACCGCGATGCTCGACGATCATTTCCATCGCGGCAAGTATGACGAGATCACCGATCGCGCCGACGCGCCCTTGTCGGACGCGCTGGCGATGCTGGTGCGCGAGCGCCTCACGGGCCTTGCGCCGCCCGCAGCCGCAAAGAAGATGGTCGATCTCTGGCGCCCGGTGCTGGAGGACAAGATCGGGACGCGGCTCGACAAGCTGAGCCGCTTCACCGAGGACCAGGCCAGGTT
The DNA window shown above is from Bradyrhizobium sp. ISRA464 and carries:
- the cobS gene encoding cobaltochelatase subunit CobS; its protein translation is MTTAVQTKTQEPVGLPDMKVSVRQVFGIDSDLEVPAYSEVDPHVPESDPDYRFDRATTLAILAGFAKNRRVMVTGYHGTGKSTHIEQVAARLNWPCVRVNLDSHISRIDLVGKDAIVVKEGKQVTEFRDGILPWALQHNIALVFDEYDAGRPDVMFVIQRVLEVSGRLTLLDQNKVIKPHPSFRLFATANTVGLGDTSGLYHGTQQINQGQMDRWSIVTTLNYLAHDEEVEIVLAKARHYRTQEGRDIVNKMVRLADLTRNAFANGDLSTVMSPRTVITWAENADIFNDIGFAFRVTFLNKCDELERPLVAEFYQRCFNVELPESSVNVALS
- a CDS encoding DedA family protein, translated to MTSFLDPLITFVSAHAWLAYLTLFLAALLEAVPVAGSLVPGSTIILALSGLVPGGELKLWPVLAAAAAGAALGDGTAYLIGYRSQREILSSWPLNNYPRVVAQSEAFFNRWGVLAVFFARFVPPIRAFVPITAGALDMPPARFYAVNIPAILLWAPAHVLPGVLAITALHDYAGLPHHGHVGKHLWIFAVAGCALIITLAVWTIRRRHGGGLIEPARSK